In Streptomyces sp. NBC_00341, the DNA window CCGAGACAAGGGGCGGGCATGGAACTGCGCCATCTGTCCGCGTTTGTCGCCGTGGCCGAGGAACTGCACTTCGGCCGGGCCGCCAAGCGGCTGCAGATGGCCCAGCCGCCGCTGAGCCAGCAGATCCGGCGACTGGAGAAGGAGCTGGGCGTCCAGCTCTTCGAGCGCAACACCCGTTCGGTCCGGCTCACCGGCGCGGGGGAGTCGTTCCTCCAGCCGGTACGGACCGTGCTCGACGACCTCGACGTCGCGGTACGGGCCGCGAAGGCGGCGGGACGCGGCGAGTACGGCCGGGTCGGCATCGGCTTCGCGGGCGCCTCCAGCCACGAGACGCTGCCCCGGCTGACCCGGGCGGTGCGCGCCGCCCACCCGGGCATCGAGCTGGTGATGACGGGCCAGACCTACGCCAACGTCGCCCTGGCGAGGGTCGCGGACGGATCGCTTGACCTGGGGTTCGTACGGCTGCCGGTGACGCAGCCGGGCGTGGCCCACCGGGTGATCGACGAGGAGGAACTGGTCTGCGCGCTCCCGTCCGACCACCCGCTCGCCGCCCGGGACAGCGTCTGTATCGAGGCCCTGGCCGGGGAGCCGTTCGTCTCGTTCCCCGCCAACACCGGCTCCACCGTGCGCGACGCGATGGTCGGCGCCTGCGAGTCCGCCGGGTTCAACCCCAGGGTGGTACAGGAGGCCCCCGACTCGTACACGATCATGGCGCTGGTCGCCGCGGGGGTCGGGGTGACCCTCACCGTCACCTCCGTCCAGCACATCCAGCAGAACGGCCTCGTCTACCGCCCGCTCGCCGGTCCGCCCATCCGCCGTCAGGCGGCCCTGGCCTGGCGGGCCGACAACCCGTCCGCCGCCCTGCGCGCGGTACTCGCCGTCGCGCGGGACGCCCTGCCCACGCCGTCCCCTCCTCGAAAGGTCCCGCCGTGCCCGACCGAAACGATGTCGTGATCTGCGAACCGCTGCGCACCCCCATCGGCCGCTTCGGCGGAGCGCTCGCGGGGCAGTCACCGGCCTCCCTCGCCGCGCTCGTCATCGCCGAGGTCGTCGCCCGCACCGGAATCGACCCGGACCGGGTCGACGAGGTGATCCTCGGGAGCGCCTACCCGTCCGCAGACGCCCCTGCCATCGGCCGGGTCGCCGCGCTCGACGCCGGGCTCCCGCAGTCCGTCACCGGCACCCAGATCGACCGCCGTTGCGGCTCCGGACTACAGGCGGTCCTCGACGCCGCGATGCAGATCAGGGCCGGCTTCAGCGAGGTGGTGATCGCGGGCGGCGTCGACGTGATGAGCGCGGCCCCCTACTACACGCACGACGGCCGCTGGGGCATCAAGGGCCCCGGCCTCCAGCTCCACGACTCGCTCGCCCGGGGCAGGGTCACCGCGGGCGGCGTCAACCACCCGGTGCCCGGCGGCATGATCGAGACCGCCGAGAACCTCCGCCGGGAGTACGGCATCAGCCGCGCGGACCAGGACGCCCTGGCCCTGCGCTCGCAGCAGCGCGCGGCCCGTGCCGCCGCCGAAGGGCGGTACGAGGCGGAGACCGTCCCCGTCACCGTACGTACCCGCAAGAGCGACACGGTCGTCACCGCCGACGAGCACCCGCGCCCCGACACCACCGCCGAGCAACTAGCCGGGCTCCGCCCGATCATGGGCAAGGCCGACCCGGCGGCCACCGTCACCGCGGGCAACGCCAGCGGCCAGAACGACGCGGCCGCCGCCTGCCTGGTGACCAGTGCCGCCACGGCGGAACGGCTCGGCCTCACCCCGCTCGTCCGGCTGGTCTCCTTCGCCCGTGCCGGGGTACCGGCGGCCACCATGGGCATCGGCCCCGTCCCCGCCACCCGCACGGCGCTCGCCCGCGCCGGGCTCACCCTCGCCGATCTGGACCTGATCGAGCTCAACGAGGCCTTCGCCGCACAGGTGCTGGCCTGCACCCGCGAACTGGGGCTCGGCGAGAAGGACCACGAGGAGCGGATCAACGTGAACGGCTCCGGCATCTCGCTCGGCCACCCGGTCGGCGCGACCGGCGCCCGCCTCCTCGCCACCCTCACCAGGGAACTGCACCGCCGCGAGGCCCGGTTCGGCCTGGAGACCATGTGCATCGGCGGCGGACAGGGCCTGGCGGCGGTCTTCGAACGCATCGCGGCCTGAGCGGCTGCCCACACCCCGGCCGCACCACCGCGGCTCCGTCTCCGTGCCGCGTGCGGCCCCTTGAGCAGGCGATCACGCGCAACGAGCAGTCGGTCCACCAGCGTCTCGCACTACCGCTCGACCTTCACGGGCGTCTGCGCCGTCTCCGCCGCCAGGTGGTCCGGCGCGGAGTCCGGGTCCGTCAGCCGGTTCAGTCGGGCCGGTACGTCGAAGCCGACCAGCAGCACCACGATCACCGTGCCCGCGAACGTCAGCACCGCCAGTGCCTGGCCCAGGTCCATGCCGGAGGCGAGGTGGGCGCCCAGGACCGGGGCGACGGCGCCGCCGAGGGCGCCCACGTTGTAGGTGAAGCCCAGTGCGGCGCCCCGGCTCGCCGTCGGGAAGTGGCCGCCGATGTAGCGCGGCAGCAGTCCGGAGATGCCGAAGCTCGTCGCCTGGAGGAGGAAGAGCAGCATGCCGAGCAGCAGCAGGTTGTTGTGCACGGCGAACACCGGATAGACGAAGGCGAGCGAGGCCAGCAGGGTCAGCGCGTACGCCTTCTTCGTCCCGATCCGGTCGCCCAGGAAGCCCGCCGCCCAGCAGCCCGCCATGGTGCCGAAGCCCGCGAAGTACAGGACGTCGGTGACCTGGTCCGTGGTGTAGCCCAGCTCGGTCTTCAGATACGTCGGCAGCAGCGCCTGGATCGGCCACGAGTACAGGAACGCGAAGAACAGCGTGACGATCATCGACAGGTACAGCACCCAGCTCCGCTTCCCGCCCAGCTGCACGGCGAACGCCGCGAGTGAGAGACCGGCGACCACCGAGAGCACCGGCACCATTCCGGCGCCGCCGGGTGTGAAGACGAGGAACAGCGAGACGGTGGCGACGACGACCAGCACCGTGTTGGCGGCCGACCGGGCGCGGGTGGCGAACAGCGGCGCGAACGGATTGGGCTTGGCGCCCTTCTCCGCGACGGACTCCGTCCACTCCTCGGCCTCCGGCAGCGAGCGGCGCATCCACAGCGCGATGGCGATCGGGATGAGCCCCAGGTAGAACATCCAGCGCCAGCCGAGCGAGGGGACCACCCAGTTGTAGACCTGGGCGGCGAGCACGGAGCCGACCGAGAAGCCGGAGATCAGGAAGCCGCTGGCCCGGCTGCGCATCCCGGCGGGCCAGCTCTCCATGACGTACGTGGAACTGGCACTGTACTCACCGGCCATGCCCATGCCGATGGCCAGCCGGGCGGCGAACAGGCTGTGGTAGTTCCAGGCGAACCCGCAGGCGAACGTTCCCACCGAGTACAGCAGGATGCTCAGCACCATGGAGAGCTTGCGGCCGTACCGGTCACCGATGGCGCCGAGAACCGCCCCGCCCAGCCAGCGGGTGATGAACGCGCCGGAGATCAGGCTGGCCGCCTGCACCGTGCTCAGGCCGAACTCGTCACTGATCTCCGTCAGCACGAGGGTGATCAGCACGAAGTCGAAGCCGTCCAGGACGTAGCCGATCCAGGCGGCGAAGAACGACTTCCACTGGGTGCGGCTGACCTGGCGGTACCAGGGGAGCGTGGGGGGTGATGTGGTCTGCACGGTGACTCCAGGATGCGGGACGGCGCTCTCCTTCGAACAGCCGCCCCGCGTGGTGGGGGGAGGGCCAATACACCTAGGTCGTGGCGATGCCTGCGACGAAACGGGCGGTCAGGGCCGTGGGGGCGGTGATGGCGGTGCCGACGACGACGCTGTGCGCCCCGAGCCGCAGGGCCTCTGCCGCCTCCTCAGGGGTGTTGATCCGGCCCTCGGCGACGACCGGGACATCGATCGCGGCGGACAGTGCGGCCACCAGAGCGAGATCGGGGCCGGTCTGCTTCGGGGTGCCGGGCACGTAGCCGGAGAGGGTCGTGGAGACGAAGTCGGCTCCCTGCGCGGCCGCCGTGACGCCCTCCTCGAAGGTGGAGACGTCGGCCATCACCAGCGCGCCGGCCGCGTGGACCGCCTCGACGATGTCCGCGAACGCCGAGCCGTCGGGGCGCGGCCGGTCGGTGGCGTCCGCCGCGACGACGGCCGCACCCGCCTCGGCCACCGCCAGGGCGTGCCGGACGGTCGGCGTGATGTACACCCCGATGTCGCCGTCCTTCCAGAGCCCGATGACCGGCAGGTCGACGGCCTCGGTGATCGCGGCGACGACGGCCGGCTCGTTGGCCCGGATCGCCGCGCCGCCACCGGCGACGGCCGACAGCGCCAGGCGCACGAGGGTGGCGGTCTCCCGCATCGGGTCGCCGGGCGGGGCCTGGCAGGAGACGATCAGCCTGCCCCGAAGTGCTGCGGCGAGGTCCTGCGCGGCCAGGTTCTGAGCGGTCATCGGTGGGCTCCCGGGTGGTGGAGGGGAAGGGTGGTGGTCAGCGCGGCCGCTCCGAGCACGGCCGCGTCGTGGCCGAGGAGCGGCGCCCGGGGGACGAGCCCGCGCAGCGGTTCCATCAGCTCCGAGACGAACGCGGCACGCAGGGCGTCCTCGTACAGCGGGCCGATCCTCGGGACGCCGCCGCCGACGACGACCCGGTCGGGGCCGAAGGCGTTGGCGAGTCCGCCGAGCACCTGGCCCGCGGCGGCCGCGCCCGTGGTGATGGCGGACACGGCGGCCGGTTCGCCCTGCGCGGCCCGTAGGGCAACCGTCTCCAGCCGGTCCACCGGGGCGCCGGTCAGCCGCTCGTAGTGGGCGGCGATGCCGGGCCCGGAGGCGATGACCTCCAGGTGGCCGGTGGACCCGCAGGTGCAGGGCAGCCCGGCCGCCTCGGGGCTGGGCAGATGGCCGAGGTGCCCGGCGATGCCGGACGCGCCGTGCAGCATCCGCCCGTCGGCGGCGATCGCGCCGCCGACCCCGGTGCCGATGGCGGCGAAGAGCAGCGAACCGTGGTCCTGCCGTTCCGCGTTCAGCGCGGCGAGCTCCGGGCCGGCCGTGGCGCGTACGTCGTTGTCGCAGGCCACCGCGTACCCGGTACGGTCCGCGAGTCCGGCGCCCAGCGCGGTGCCGGCCCAGCCGGGGATGGAGTCGGTGGCGCTGGTGACCATGCCGGTGCGGGGGTCCACCACCCCGGCCGCCGCGATGCCGAGGAGCGCGGCGGCCCTACCGGGATCGACCTCGGCGGCTGCGGCGGCGAGCGCGTCGAGCACCGCCGCCGCACCGGCGCGGGCCGGGGTGGGGCGGCTGTACCGGGCCAGGACCGTGCCGTCGGCGCCGAGGAGCGCGGCGGCGATCTTCGTACCGCCGAGGTCGAGGCCGACGACCGGCCGCCCGTCCGGCGCTGTCCGTACGTTCGCGGTCTGCGGTGCTGTCGTGGTCATCGGACCGGCGGCAGACCGGCGGCGCGCAGCAGCCCGGAGACCAGCGCGACGGATTCGGCGGACAGCTGGATCTGCGGGAACGCGGTGTCGCCGCAGTCGATGACGCCCAGCAGCTGGAGCGCCGACTTGAACGAGCCGAGCGCGGAGGAGCTGCGGCCCATGTCCGCCTCGGGACCGACGTCCACCATGGCGAACAGAGCGATGAGCCGCTCCTGCTCCTCGGCGGCCAGCGTCCAGTCCCCGGCCCGCGCGGCCTCGTAGAGCCGTACGTAGCCGGCCGGGTCCACGTTGCCGATGCCCGGGACGACGCCGTCGGCGCCGGCCAGCAGCGCCGCGTCCACGGTCAGCTCCGAACCGGTGAGGATGCTGAACCCGGGCACCGGGCCGTGCGCGCGGCCCTCGCGGCCACCGAGTTCGACGATGAGCCGGCGCAGCCCGCCCTCGTCGCCGCTGCTGTCCTTGAGCCCGGCCAGGGTGCCGTCCTCGGCGAGTTCACGGACCAGCGCGGCGGACAGCTTGCTGTGCACGGCGACCGGGATGTCGTACGCGAAGAGCGGCAGGTCCACCTCGGCGCGCAGCCGGCGGAAGTGTCCGGCGATCTCCTTGCCGTGGGTGCGGGTGTAGAACGGCGCGGTCGCGACCAGGGCGTCGGCGCCGAGCCGGGCTGCGGACCTGGCGTGCTCGACGACCCGGGCCGTAGTGGTGTCGATGACCCCGGCCAGCACGGGGACCCGCCCGTCGGTCGCGTTGACCACGGTCTCCAGGACCGTGGCGCGCTGCTCGTCGGTGAGGTAGGCGACCTCGCTGGTGGACCCGAGCGCGAAGAGTCCGTGCACGCCCCCGCCGATGAGGTGCTCGACGAGCCGGGCCAGGGACGCGGTGTCGACCTCCCCGCGGGGGTCGAGCGGGGTGCAGACCGGCGGAACTACGCCGAGCAGGGGTGCGGTCAGAGACATGGTGGAGGCTCCAGCTGATCGGGATACCGATCCGAGGCCCGTCGGGCTACGCGGATCGAGACGTGAGACGTAAGATGTCCTATGTCTAGCTTCACCTTAAACAGATGCTCCTGCGACCGGTCAAGGGGCAACGGCACCTCAGGAGGACGTTGTGGCGCGGCCCACCATGGCTCAGGACATCGAGCGAAGGATCAAGGAACTGATCCTGGAACGCCGGCTCGCGCCGGGCGACGCGCTGCCCACGGAGGCCGAGCTGATGGATCTCTTCGGCGCCGGGCGGGTCTCGGTGCGCGAGGCGCTCAAATCGCTCCAGGCGGTCAACGTCGTGGAGATCCGGCGCGGATTCGGCACCTTCGTCGGCTCGCTCTCGCTGTCACCGTTCGCCGAGGGGCTCGCCTTCCGCGCCGCGGTCCGCCACCGCCAGGGCGAGCCCGGCCTGGCCGAGCTGATGAAGGTGCGCGAGGCCCTGGAGGCGGGCCTGGTGGGCGCCGTCGCGGCCGGGGTCCCGGGCGAGGACCTCGACGTGCTGCGCGCCCTCGTGGCGAAGATGGAGGAGGAGGCGGGCGGCGGCCGGGTCGCCCGCGCCACCGACCGGGCCTTCCACCTCGCGCTGTACGCCTCGCTCGACAACCACCTGCTCAGCGAGGTGCTCGACGCCTTCTGGGCGGCGATGGACCGGGTCCGCGAGGATCTCGACGACGGCCATCAGGACCCGTGGGTCACCTGCGCCCAGCACCACGAGATCGTCGAGGCGGTGGCGGCGGCCGACGGGCTGCGCGCGGTACGGGCGATGCGCACCCACTTCGACGGCATCCGCACCCGGCTCATGCCCGCCCGATGACCCGACGGCGCAGAGGAGTCCAAGGGCCGGGACGCGTAAGTCCATAGAGCCGTGGCCCCGGAGGGTGCACCCTCGGCGCGGGACATCGGATGGTTCCGGCCGGTCACGACGGCTCGTCCGGCGTGACAGCAACCTGCGCGGCCGGGGCACGGGCCTCCGTGCACAGGGGCCGGTGCCCTCGGCCCGCGCGCACCAGAGAGGGATCCACATGTCATTCATCAGCGCGTTACGCCGCTGCGCCGTGCCCGCGGCGGCAGCGGGCCTGCTCGTGGCGATGCCCCAGACGGCGGTCGCCGCGGTCGGGGGCGGCAATGTCTCGGTCGGATGGTCGATCGGTGGCACGCCGTCCGCCGGGCTCACCAACATCACCTTCCCCATCACCGTCAACTCCGCCACCGCACACCTGGACGGGATCTACTTCGCCCAGCAGTACAGCTTCGCCGACGCCATGGGCTACACCGGCCTTCAGCCGCGTCCGGACAGCGGCGGGCACGAGCGGCTGTCCGCCCGCTTCTCCACCTTCACCGCGGGCGCCACCACCAGCGACCCGCTCTGCCACGACGGGGCCGACGGCGGGGCGGGCGTCACCTGCGCCGTGGACTTCGACGCCGTGTACGGCCACCGCTACGACATCCTGGTCAAGCGCACGGGCACGAACACCTGGTCCGGAACGGCCACCGACACGCAGACGGGCGCCGCCACCCACCTCGGCACCTACACGCTGCCGTCGGGGAGCGGAAACCTCCAGGGCTCGCAGGGCGGCTTCGTCGAGTACTACGCAGGCATCCCCAGCTGCGCCGAAATGCCCAGGGCGGACGCCGTGTTCGGCGGCCCGACCAGCACGGACGCCGGAGGCCTGAGCGGTACGTCCACGGCCAACTACGAGTACAGCGACTGCGTCGGCGAGTCCGGCTACGCCGCCGAGCCGGCCGGGACGGGCACCCACATCACCCGCGGATTCGTCTCCTGAGCGCAGCCGCCCGAACGGCTCGGGTCCGCCCGCCGCCCCGGCGGCGGACGGACCCGGCCGCCCCGGTTACGGGGTGACCGTCACCGTCCTGCTGCCCGACGCCGCCTTCCCGTCGGACCGGAACGTCGCGGTCAGTGTCGCGTCGCCCGAGGCGCCGGCCGGTACGGTGACCGGGACCTTGATGTTGGCGCCCTGGCCGGGCCTCAGCGCGGGGATCGCGCTCTGCCGGGCCGTCCAGCCGCCCGGCACGGTCAGGTCGATGGTGCCCGCGCTGCGGGTCACGTCCATCCGGTTGACGACCCGCACCGTGATCTCGGCGCCGGTCCCCGCCTTCAGTGTGGCGGGCGGGGTGAGGGTGACGTCGGCGCAGGTGCCGCCCAGCCACTTCAGGTCGAACGAGTCGTACGTGATGTGCTCGTAGTCGCCGCGCTCGTACAGCAGCCCGAGCCTGCCGTCCGGCAGCCGGGTCAGCGTCGAGTAGGCCGCGGCGCCGGGGTCGACGACCTTCCGGATCGGCCAGGTCTTCCCGTTGTCGCAGGACATCTTGACGGTGAGGTTGCGCCGTGAGCCGGTGTCCTCGGTGTTGCTGAACAGCAGCCAGGAGGACTGCGGGTCCGAGGCAGGGGCGTCGGGGGCGTACCGGATGACCGAGGCGTTGTTCGCCGGGTCGGGGAGCGCGGTGTCCTGGACGAACGGGGTGTAGGTGGCTCCGCCGTCCGTGGAGTACGCGATCGTCCGGTAGGGCGCGGAGCGGTTGTTGAGCATGACCGTGCCGTCGTTCAGCTCGACGGTCTTGTTCTCGTCGCCGCCGGGGCCGACCGGCTTGCCCATCTTCCAGCTGGCGCCGTGGTCGTCGCTGTACGCGCTCGCCGCGTAGTTGGCGCCGTTGATACGGACGGCGTACTGCTGGATCAGCCGGCCCTTGTGCGCTCCGTTGCGCAGCTGGATGCCCTCGCCGGACGCGGCGAACATCCCGGCCCAGGCCGGGTCCTTGATCTGCTTGGTGATCCGGCGGTGGGTCCAGGTCAGCCCGTCGTCGTCCGAGTAGCTGTAGTCGGCCTGGAGGACGTCGGGGTCGCTCTCGTCGTTGCCGGTGGCCGAGCCCGCGAAGCCCTGGTTCACCCCGGCCGCGTAGAACAGGAAGATCCGGCCGGTGGTCCGGTCGACCAGCAGGCTCGGGTCCCCGTAGCCCTTGGGCGCGGCATCCTTGCGGACCACCTGCTGCGGCTGCCAGGTCGTACCGCCGTCGGTGCTGCGGCGCAGCACGATGCCGATGTTGGAGGGCAGGTCCGCGAGGGTGGGACGGGCGTCGTACGCGGCCAGCACGGTGCCCTTGACCGAGGTGGTCAGGGCGGGGATGCGGTAGTGGGGGGAGCCCACGCCGTCGACGGTCAGGTCCTGGGACGTGAGCGTGCCGGGGGTGGGCGCCGCGGCCTGCGCGGTGCCGGTCACGGCGACCACCAGCATGGCGGCGCTGAGCAGGGCGACAGGGACGGTTCGCTGCATGGACGATCTCTCTTCTCGGAAGGGTGGTGCTTCTCGAAGGACCGGAGACTGGGGGTGCGCCGGAACTACGGAACGTGCAGGGAGCAGACCCTGCTGCCCGTGTCGAAGATCCGCAGATCCTTGATCATTTTCAGTACGATCCGGTGATGGCCCCGCTCGTTGGGGTGGAGCCCGTCGCTGAGCAGGGACAGCGGGACCTGGCCGCCGTTGCCGTTCAGCCAGTCGTTGTAGTGGTCGACGAAGACCGTGTCCTGCTGCGCCGCCACCTCGCCCATGACCTGGGCGTAGCGCGAAAGTCCCACCCGGCCCGGCCACTTCGCCGGATCGACCGGGTTGGGAGCCTGGAGGACCGGCACCGGGGAGCCGGGCAGTGCGCGCACCGAGCGCACGAGTGAGACGAGATCGGCCCGGTAGGTCTCTGGCCCGAGGCCCGATGTCGCGATGTCGTTCGTCCCGATCATGATCGAGACGACCTGCGGCGAGAAGGCGGTGACCCGCTCGCCGAACTGTGCGACGAGTTCGGCGCTGGTGGCGCCGCTCACCCCGGAATCGATCACGAAGTCGCGGTTCTTCGGCTTGCCCAGCTCCCAGCGGACGCGTTCCGTCCAGTGCTCCGGGTAGCTGCGCCAGCCGTTGGTGTGCAGGGCGCCGTGGGTGATGCTGTCCCCGGTGACGACCCAGGTGGCCGGGGTGTCGCTGTTCAGGACCGTGGAGATCCGGCCCAGGTCCGCGAGGTCGGGGCGCGGGCACTGCGCGACCAGTTCGGTCCCGGTGAGCACCCGGTCCCAGACCGCGGCCCGTTCGACGGTGCCGGTGCAGAACCATTCGCCGCCCGGGTGGTCACTGTCGGTGTTGCGGCCCAGGGCGAGCGCGGTGAGCTTGGAGACGCTGCCGAAGAAGGCCTGCCGCGCGGTCTCGAACACCACGCGTCCGCCGGCGTGCAGCGTGGTGCCGGAGGCGTTGACGGTGACCGCGACGGTGTGGCGCAGCCCGTCGTCGTACCGTGTCCGGGTCATGACATTGATGAGCACCGATCCCTTCTCGCGTACGGAGAACTGGAGTGCGCCGCCGCTCAGGTTCAGGGTGATGTCGGAGGACGGTGCGGTGGGGTCGGAGGCGCTGAACAGCGTCATCGCCTCGTTGTGGCTGGTGGTGCGGAAGGTGACGACGATGGTTCCGGCGGTGAGCTTCGCGACTGCGCCGACCTGGTTCGACAGGTCGACGTACTCGCTGCCGTCCAGGTCCGCGGGGGTGTCGTGGTCCAGGACCGGGCCGCTTCCCTCGGCGGCGAGAGCGCGGCCGCCGAGCTGGGTGCCCAGGGCCGCCGCGCCTGCGGCGAGGAGCATGGATCGTCTGCGCACGGGAGGTGCCTCCGCTCAGGAGTGTCCGGCCCGCCCCGACGGCGGACCGGCGAACAGTTCGCGCACCCAGGCCAGTTGCTCCCGCTGCTGGTACTCCGCGCCGCCCTCGTGCCCGTTGAACGCGTAGACCCGTACGTCCTTGGGCCCGGCGTAGCCGTTGTAGGCGGCGAAGCAGGTGGAGGGCGGGCAGATCTCGTCCATCATGGCGACCGAGAACAGCGCGGGAGCGGTGGCGCGGGTGGCGTGCAGCGCCGCGTCGAAGTACGACAGCGTGCTGAAGTCGGCTTCGGTGCGGTCGCGGTGGAGCTTCAGGTACTCGGCGATCTCGGTGAACGGCGGGCGTCCCGAAATCTCCGTCGCACGGGGGAAGTCGCAGAGGAACGGCACGTCCGGCATCACCCCGGCCAGCCCCGGCACCAGCCCGGACACGGCCAGCGCGATACCGCCGCCCTGGCTCACCCCGGTGACGACGATCCGGTCCGGATCGATCCCGGGGTGGTCGCGTACCGCCTCGACGCAGCGCACCGCGTCGGCGAACAGCCGCCGGTAGTAGTACGTTTCCGGGCTCTCGATGCCACGGGTGAGGAAGCCCGGGACGGCCCCGGCGGCTCCGGCGTCCGGGTCCGCGGTGTCGCCGCCCGCCGCCGACCAGCCCTGGCCACGGGTGTCCATGACCAGGTGGGCGTGGCCGGCCGCCGCCCAGAGCAGGTTCTCGTGCGCGAGGCCCCGGCCCCGGCCGTACCCCAGGAACTCCACTACGCAGCCGAGGGGTTCGCGCGCCCCGACGGGCATCCGCAGCCAGCCGCGCACCGGTTGGCCGGCGAAGCCGGGCACCGTCACGTCGAAGGTACGGATCTGCGTGAGCCCCGCGTCCACCTCCGCGAACACCGGCTTCCACGCCGGGCCGTCCCCGGCCGCGTCCAGGGTCCGGGACCAGAAGGCGTCGAAGTCCGCCGGAACGGGCAGCGGCGGCCGGTAGTCGCGGCAGTCCGCGAGCGAGAGATCCGTCAACGGCATGGAGGTGCCCTCCTGGGGGCGCGGCGGGGGGTGCCGGATGCGAGGTGAACCACGGGTCATCAGACGGATGACGTCAGATGTCCTGTCGGCACACGGACCCTAGGCAGCCCCTGCGGTGCCCGTCAAGGGTGTGCGGGGCCGCGCCAGGGAGGACCGCGGCCCGCCCCCGCCGCCTTGCCGGCGCGCCGCCGGGCGGGTTCAGCCCTTGGCGCCGCCGCGGGCCCGCGCCTCCGAGATCCGCCGTCTGACCGGGGCGTAGTGCTCGCCGAGCGCCTGCATGAAACCGGTGGTGTCCTTGGCCCGCGCGGCGTCCACGATGTTCTGGTGGGCCACGATCGTCGCCGTCTCGTCGGCGTGGGTGAATCCGTCGAGATGGGGCGCGACGATCGTGTACACGTCCCAGAAGGCCATCGAGAGCTGGCCGATCAGTTCGTTGCCCAGCGGGGCGACGAGCAGCGCGTGGAACGCCCGGTCGGCGTCCACGAAACCGTGCCCCTCCTGTGCGCCGGTCTCGCGCATGGTGGCCACCAGGCCGTCCAGCGCGTCGAGCTGCTCCGGCGTGAGCAGTGTGACGATGCGGTCGGCCATGCCGCGCTCGAAGAGCTCGCGCACGTCGACCAGGTCGGCCATCACCTGGAAGTCGTCGTCGGGGGAGAGCAGCCCGCGGAAGGTCAGGCTCTCCACCAGTGCCGACAGGCTCAGCCTGCCGACGTAGGTGCCGTGCCCGTGGCGGACCTCGACGATGTCGAGCGCGTTGAGGATCTTGACGGCCTCGCGGACGCTGGAGCGGCTGGCGCCGAGGGCCTCGCACAGGGCGGGCTCGGTGGGCAGCGGGTCCCCGGGGCGGAGCCGTTCTTCGAGGATGTACCGCTTGATGCCGTCGACGACTTCCTGCCGGAGCAACTGCCGGCCGGGCCTCGTTCCGGACATATGTGAACTCCCCACCTCTTGACCCCTCTCGATTGTCAAGCTACGTTCCCACGCTATCAAGGCATCAGACATCTGACGTCTGATGCTTCAGGTTCCGCGGTCCCCGTGAACCACCGATCCACCGCCCGTCTTCACCCCCGACGCCCCACCTCAAAGTCCCTGGAGGACCCGTGCCCGAGCTGAGAGCAGCCGGTGTCGAGCGCCGCACCTTCCTGCGTTACACCAGTGCTGTCGGTGCCGCGGCCGCCATCACGGCGAGCCTTGCCGCCTGCGGCGGACCGTCCTCGACCGCCGACGGAT includes these proteins:
- a CDS encoding LysR family transcriptional regulator, whose protein sequence is MELRHLSAFVAVAEELHFGRAAKRLQMAQPPLSQQIRRLEKELGVQLFERNTRSVRLTGAGESFLQPVRTVLDDLDVAVRAAKAAGRGEYGRVGIGFAGASSHETLPRLTRAVRAAHPGIELVMTGQTYANVALARVADGSLDLGFVRLPVTQPGVAHRVIDEEELVCALPSDHPLAARDSVCIEALAGEPFVSFPANTGSTVRDAMVGACESAGFNPRVVQEAPDSYTIMALVAAGVGVTLTVTSVQHIQQNGLVYRPLAGPPIRRQAALAWRADNPSAALRAVLAVARDALPTPSPPRKVPPCPTETMS
- a CDS encoding acetyl-CoA C-acetyltransferase, producing the protein MPDRNDVVICEPLRTPIGRFGGALAGQSPASLAALVIAEVVARTGIDPDRVDEVILGSAYPSADAPAIGRVAALDAGLPQSVTGTQIDRRCGSGLQAVLDAAMQIRAGFSEVVIAGGVDVMSAAPYYTHDGRWGIKGPGLQLHDSLARGRVTAGGVNHPVPGGMIETAENLRREYGISRADQDALALRSQQRAARAAAEGRYEAETVPVTVRTRKSDTVVTADEHPRPDTTAEQLAGLRPIMGKADPAATVTAGNASGQNDAAAACLVTSAATAERLGLTPLVRLVSFARAGVPAATMGIGPVPATRTALARAGLTLADLDLIELNEAFAAQVLACTRELGLGEKDHEERINVNGSGISLGHPVGATGARLLATLTRELHRREARFGLETMCIGGGQGLAAVFERIAA
- a CDS encoding sialate:H+ symport family MFS transporter, which codes for MQTTSPPTLPWYRQVSRTQWKSFFAAWIGYVLDGFDFVLITLVLTEISDEFGLSTVQAASLISGAFITRWLGGAVLGAIGDRYGRKLSMVLSILLYSVGTFACGFAWNYHSLFAARLAIGMGMAGEYSASSTYVMESWPAGMRSRASGFLISGFSVGSVLAAQVYNWVVPSLGWRWMFYLGLIPIAIALWMRRSLPEAEEWTESVAEKGAKPNPFAPLFATRARSAANTVLVVVATVSLFLVFTPGGAGMVPVLSVVAGLSLAAFAVQLGGKRSWVLYLSMIVTLFFAFLYSWPIQALLPTYLKTELGYTTDQVTDVLYFAGFGTMAGCWAAGFLGDRIGTKKAYALTLLASLAFVYPVFAVHNNLLLLGMLLFLLQATSFGISGLLPRYIGGHFPTASRGAALGFTYNVGALGGAVAPVLGAHLASGMDLGQALAVLTFAGTVIVVLLVGFDVPARLNRLTDPDSAPDHLAAETAQTPVKVER
- a CDS encoding N-acetylmannosamine-6-phosphate 2-epimerase; translation: MAAQDLAAALRGRLIVSCQAPPGDPMRETATLVRLALSAVAGGGAAIRANEPAVVAAITEAVDLPVIGLWKDGDIGVYITPTVRHALAVAEAGAAVVAADATDRPRPDGSAFADIVEAVHAAGALVMADVSTFEEGVTAAAQGADFVSTTLSGYVPGTPKQTGPDLALVAALSAAIDVPVVAEGRINTPEEAAEALRLGAHSVVVGTAITAPTALTARFVAGIATT
- a CDS encoding ROK family protein, yielding MTTTAPQTANVRTAPDGRPVVGLDLGGTKIAAALLGADGTVLARYSRPTPARAGAAAVLDALAAAAAEVDPGRAAALLGIAAAGVVDPRTGMVTSATDSIPGWAGTALGAGLADRTGYAVACDNDVRATAGPELAALNAERQDHGSLLFAAIGTGVGGAIAADGRMLHGASGIAGHLGHLPSPEAAGLPCTCGSTGHLEVIASGPGIAAHYERLTGAPVDRLETVALRAAQGEPAAVSAITTGAAAAGQVLGGLANAFGPDRVVVGGGVPRIGPLYEDALRAAFVSELMEPLRGLVPRAPLLGHDAAVLGAAALTTTLPLHHPGAHR
- a CDS encoding dihydrodipicolinate synthase family protein, with amino-acid sequence MSLTAPLLGVVPPVCTPLDPRGEVDTASLARLVEHLIGGGVHGLFALGSTSEVAYLTDEQRATVLETVVNATDGRVPVLAGVIDTTTARVVEHARSAARLGADALVATAPFYTRTHGKEIAGHFRRLRAEVDLPLFAYDIPVAVHSKLSAALVRELAEDGTLAGLKDSSGDEGGLRRLIVELGGREGRAHGPVPGFSILTGSELTVDAALLAGADGVVPGIGNVDPAGYVRLYEAARAGDWTLAAEEQERLIALFAMVDVGPEADMGRSSSALGSFKSALQLLGVIDCGDTAFPQIQLSAESVALVSGLLRAAGLPPVR
- a CDS encoding FadR/GntR family transcriptional regulator gives rise to the protein MARPTMAQDIERRIKELILERRLAPGDALPTEAELMDLFGAGRVSVREALKSLQAVNVVEIRRGFGTFVGSLSLSPFAEGLAFRAAVRHRQGEPGLAELMKVREALEAGLVGAVAAGVPGEDLDVLRALVAKMEEEAGGGRVARATDRAFHLALYASLDNHLLSEVLDAFWAAMDRVREDLDDGHQDPWVTCAQHHEIVEAVAAADGLRAVRAMRTHFDGIRTRLMPAR